A stretch of Perognathus longimembris pacificus isolate PPM17 chromosome 1, ASM2315922v1, whole genome shotgun sequence DNA encodes these proteins:
- the LOC125352962 gene encoding E3 ubiquitin-protein ligase Topors-like, which yields MPVDLSSDCDCPHCLNCVQSDSEWNLDSRSRSHYSLPYRSGKKSKPSPSTQNLLFQSCSKLEDENKEDPVFVATQKKSSMGFSQKYRSLSSEDVKKKLKPVGEMTIQDLLKEFGDCGTIHPNSMSVGHFRDQVVVKFRRALYYSGIWVKYVQGYKFDKHLSANYFQKNPGSLHRLVPWLKRELTAVYGNYGYTVKNILSAILRHMTEYDLDSGSFIHLLEPYLQQHTHHFLHEFISFVHSPYNMETYDQRAIYQCNPTSTWVQNEARASAPASFWPEDCAPNATQYDTKQSQNTQVQWNREERPQSGRKAFPNGNSSLKNAKIPPVHQETASNIHVCTKDKLKSNGHKGIVSNNNDTMLTWSIPRKKVPGTVDCKNYAQEKKEEGMKLFPGHAEDLQKSETPNYNFSTRESSNEAQPRKFTQREEKAGCTGQRIHFLTKEGEGHKYTKYSPKSFQRWLRGRSLTNCKCKEKDRFWSCLPENFFSPKRGARELSSRRKKRKKCRQSPQFAKFGSHFSRTPKRQSKRSSHRSKSLSVRPRKRSTSRELSDFSLGESHESEHSSLHMCCDWSKEENACGCEANSRRASFPLLLVTLPSTSRKKPDLPSKCEDASQPRSNCSCVTCPQPGIHRSPSKQDMKPQILFPQARKTRCKKTDCHCADMKSMVEEAGELRDLDDKKEMDHLPGFVPFCKRKIHKSQNSSLQRHGSVQNEHRRDLASER from the coding sequence ATGCCAGTAGATCTCTCTTCTGACTGTGATTGTCCCCACTGTTTGAATTGTGTTCAGAGTGACTCTGAGTGGAATCTTGATTCCAGGAGTAGAAGTCATTACTCTTTACCTTATAGATCAGGGAAGAAATCCAAGCCTTCTCCCAGCACACAGAACTTACTTTTTCAAAGTTGTTCCAAGCTGGAGGATGAGAACAAAGAAGATCCAGTGTTTGTTGCCACCCAGAAGAAAAGCTCTATGGGGTTTTCTCAGAAATATCGTAGTCTAAGCTCTGAGGATGTCAAAAAGAAATTGAAACCAGTGGGTGAGATGACTATTCAAGATTTACTAAAGGAATTTGGAGATTGTGGGACGATTCACCCGAACTCTATGTCTGTAGGCCACTTTAGAGATCAGGTAGTTGTGAAGTTCAGAAGGGCTCTGTATTATTCTGGAATATGGGTGAAATATGTCCAAGGCTACAAATTTGATAAACACTTGTCTGCTAATTATTTCCAAAAAAATCCTGGAAGCCTCCACCGGCTAGTCCCCTGGCTGAAAAGGGAATTAACAGCTGTTTATGGCAATTATGGATACACAGTGAAGAATATTCTGAGTGCTATCCTTCGTCACATGACAGAATATGATTTGGATAGTGGTTCCTTCATTCACCTTCTGGAACCATATCTCCAACAACATACCCATCATTTTCTACATGAGTTTATCAGTTTCGTTCACTCACCTTACAATATGGAAACCTATGACCAGCGAGCCATCTATCAATGCAATCCTACTTCCACGTGGGTGCAAAATGAGGCCAGAGCTTCAGCTCCTGCTTCTTTTTGGCCTGAGGACTGTGCTCCGAATGCAACTCAGTATGACACAAAGCAGTCTCAGAACACCCAAGTTCAATGGAATCGTGAGGAGAGGCCTCAGTCTGGAAGGAAAGCATTTCCAAATGGCAACTCTTCCTTGAAAAATGCTAAAATTCCCCCAGTCCATCAGGAAACAGCAAGCAACATCCATGTTTGTACCAAAGACAAACTAAAATCAAATGGTCACAAAGGCATAGTTTCTAATAATAATGATACAATGCTTACTTGGTCTATCCCAAGGAAAAAAGTCCCAGGTACAGTGGATTGCAAAAATTATGctcaggagaaaaaggaagaagggatgaaATTGTTTCCTGGTCATGCTGAGGATCTACAAAAGAGTGAAACACCGAACTACAACTTCAGTACTCGAGAAAGTTCCAATGAAGCACAACCTCGGAAGTTCacccaaagagaagaaaaggctgGGTGCACTGGACAGAGAATACATTTCCTgacaaaagaaggagaaggacatAAATATACCAAATATTCGCCCAAgagttttcaaagatggctcagAGGAAGATCCTTGACAAATTGCAAATGCAAAGAGAAAGACCGCTTTTGGAGTTGCCTCCCAGAAAATTTCTTTTCTCCTAAAAGAGGTGCTAGAGAGCTGAGTTCTcgcagaaaaaagagaaaaaagtgcaGACAGTCCCCACAATTTGCCAAATTCGGTTCACATTTCAGCAGAACCCCCAAAAGACAATCAAAACGCAGTAGTCACCGATCTAAATCCTTGAGTGTCAGGCCTAGAAAGAGATCTACAAGCAGAGAATTGAGTGACTTCTCACTGGGAGAAAGTCATGAAAGTGAGCACAGCTCCCTGCATATGTGCTGTGACTGGTCAAAAGAAGAGAATGCGTGTGGCTGTGAAGCGAATAGCAGAAGGGCATCCTTCCCTCTCCTACTCGTTACGCTTCCTTCAACTTCTAGGAAGAAGCCTGACTTGCCTTCTAAATGTGAAGATGCTTCCCAACCCAGAAGCAACTGTAGCTGCGTCACTTGCCcacagcctgggatacatagatCCCCTAGTAAACAGGACATGAAGCCCCAAATCCTGTTTCCTCAAGCCAGAAAAACGAGGTGCAAAAAGACTGATTGCCATTGTGCAGATATGAAAAGCATGGTGGAGGAGGCTGGTGAATTGCGGGACCTGGATGATAAAAAGGAAATGGACCATCTTCCTGGATTTGTACCTTTCTGCAAGAGGAAAATCCACAAAAGCCAGAATTCAAGTCTTCAGAGACATGGAAGTGTCCAAAACGAACACAGGAGAGACCTGGCATCAGAAAGATAG